A genomic window from Megalobrama amblycephala isolate DHTTF-2021 linkage group LG2, ASM1881202v1, whole genome shotgun sequence includes:
- the fam163ab gene encoding protein FAM163A, protein MTAGTVVITGGILATVILLCIIVVLCYCRLQYYCCKKNGSDPDAVCPQPQFACNACSTSRVDGTASTPLSLSPEPTPPQSFCPSCSPYSSPFYISTMDETRNGGERITYMPSHYSSPSLTLTLPVSLSSRSRPDLYSNTRAISTDV, encoded by the exons ATGACAGCTGGAACTGTGGTTATAACCGGAGGAATTCTCGCAACGGTGATACTCCTGTGTATCATTGTCGTGCTGTGTTACTGTCGCCTTCAG TATTATTGCTGTAAGAAGAATGGATCCGATCCAGATGCTGTTTGCCCACAACCCCAGTTTGCCTGCAACGCATGCAGCACATCCCGGGTGGACGGGACCGCTTCCACCCCGCTCTCCCTGTCACCGGAGCCCACGCCACCGCAGAGCTTCTGCCCCTCCTGCTCCCCATACAGCTCTCCATTTTACATCAGCACCATGGACGAAACGCGGAACGGGGGCGAACGGATCACTTACATGCCATCCCACTACAGCAGCCCGTCCCTGACTCTCACCCTTCCCGTGTCATTGAGCTCTCGAAGCCGACCGGACCTCTACTCCAACACGCGTGCCATAAGCACTGATGTCTGA